The following are encoded together in the Bradymonas sediminis genome:
- a CDS encoding lysophospholipid acyltransferase family protein yields MLKFFAKIYLKLVGWSVDSELPEGVDKFVIIAAPHTSNWDFPITLAVAAMIDMKFFFVGKHTMFRPPVGGLFKKLGGIPVDRSKSRNFVDQIADAFAQADRMALGIAPEGTRSKRKYWKSGFYYIARAADVPIVLGYLDYKTRRGGLGPIIDSSQPVEVVMEQVREFYAGKEGRNHDQYTPPRLRVEDEAAEDAAEAPKAAAAKAEQSIEETA; encoded by the coding sequence GTGCTTAAATTTTTCGCCAAGATTTACCTCAAACTCGTGGGCTGGAGCGTGGACTCCGAGCTGCCCGAAGGCGTCGACAAATTTGTAATCATCGCCGCGCCGCATACCAGCAATTGGGACTTCCCGATCACGCTGGCGGTGGCGGCGATGATCGACATGAAATTCTTTTTTGTCGGCAAACATACGATGTTTCGCCCGCCGGTCGGCGGCCTCTTCAAAAAACTCGGCGGCATCCCGGTCGATCGATCGAAGAGCCGCAACTTCGTCGACCAGATCGCCGACGCCTTCGCCCAAGCCGACCGCATGGCCTTGGGGATCGCCCCGGAGGGCACCCGCTCCAAGCGCAAATATTGGAAGTCCGGCTTCTATTATATCGCGCGCGCGGCCGATGTGCCGATCGTGCTGGGCTACCTCGACTATAAGACCAGGCGCGGCGGCCTGGGACCCATCATCGACTCGTCCCAGCCGGTCGAGGTCGTGATGGAGCAGGTCCGCGAGTTCTACGCGGGCAAAGAAGGCCGAAACCACGACCAATACACACCTCCGAGGCTTCGGGTCGAAGACGAAGCCGCCGAGGATGCCGCTGAGGCGCCCAAAGCGGCCGCGGCAAAAGCCGAACAATCCATCGAAGAAACGGCTTAA
- a CDS encoding FeoA family protein: protein MSAALQITQPNFIGRKLSDLKPGETAKICRLCGKGRTVQRLYEMGLLEGNEIEVVRYAPFGGPVEICVFDYHLSLRRNEADLVEIQ from the coding sequence ATGTCTGCGGCACTCCAAATTACTCAACCGAACTTCATCGGCCGTAAACTCAGTGATTTGAAACCCGGTGAGACGGCTAAGATCTGCCGCCTTTGCGGAAAAGGACGCACGGTTCAGCGCCTCTATGAGATGGGATTGCTTGAGGGGAATGAGATCGAAGTCGTGCGCTATGCGCCCTTCGGCGGCCCCGTCGAGATCTGTGTCTTTGATTACCATCTCTCGCTGCGCCGCAACGAAGCCGACTTGGTCGAAATTCAATGA
- the feoB gene encoding ferrous iron transport protein B, translated as MSLDRTPQIALVGNPNTGKTTLFNALTGLRHKVGNYAGVTVDRKVGTVALGEQKADLIDLPGIYSLAAHSPDEMVAVDMIAWAHEFADHPADLLLVILDASNLRRNLYLYSQILESKRPVVVALTMVDVARKNNITIDIDLLTERLGVPVVPVHAQKSEGIEELKAAVSAQIARIDQEGHEAVLPPEHQVHAQPVLDGLAELGAAFEAAGAPVPPDFVRLRMIFDVDGYLLQLLDDKTAKALRPTLEKIRKDITTQRVLPALEAHARYSWVAELLDGVVTKPDVRVATSSDKIDAIITHKVWGTALFVVIMVTIFQAIFAWAAPAMDLIEGVFGSLGDVVREMMPPGALQSLVADGIIGGVGGVIVFVPQIFILFLFIAILEDCGYLARAAVLMDKVMSKVGLSGTSFIPMLSGFACAIPSIMSARTIADHKDRMATILVIPLMSCSARLPVYILIIAAFVPAVYVAGFINLQSLVLMAMYSLGIIVAVPVAFILKRTVLKGPSPSFVMELPSYKWPAWKTVLATAGGQAKAFLVDAGTVILAVSIVVWALTYFPRSEVRNLEFEEARQEVMVQGFDEEKQAAALVEIDHQEESANINHSYLASMGKTIEPVFAPLGWDWKLSMSVLASFPAREIIVATLGTIYSVGSDADEESQGLRSALQDSRHPDGSKVFTIPVAMSIMVFFALCMQCFATLAIMRRVTGSWKWPAIAFSYMTLLAYIGAFLTTKIGNLLL; from the coding sequence ATGAGCTTAGATCGCACCCCACAAATCGCGCTGGTTGGAAACCCCAACACCGGTAAAACGACCCTCTTCAACGCGCTCACGGGGCTGCGACACAAAGTCGGCAACTACGCTGGCGTGACGGTCGACCGCAAGGTCGGCACGGTGGCTCTCGGGGAGCAAAAGGCCGACCTCATCGACCTGCCGGGGATCTATTCCCTGGCCGCGCACTCGCCCGACGAGATGGTCGCGGTCGATATGATCGCGTGGGCCCACGAGTTCGCCGACCACCCGGCCGACCTGCTGCTGGTGATCCTGGACGCCTCAAACCTGCGGCGAAACCTCTACCTCTACTCCCAGATTCTCGAGAGCAAACGCCCGGTGGTGGTCGCGTTGACCATGGTCGACGTCGCCCGAAAGAATAACATCACCATCGATATCGACCTGCTCACCGAGCGCCTTGGCGTTCCCGTGGTGCCGGTTCACGCCCAAAAATCTGAGGGAATCGAAGAGCTGAAGGCCGCGGTGTCGGCGCAAATCGCGCGCATCGACCAGGAGGGCCACGAGGCCGTCCTGCCGCCCGAACATCAGGTCCACGCCCAGCCCGTGCTCGACGGATTGGCCGAGCTTGGCGCGGCCTTTGAAGCCGCCGGCGCGCCCGTGCCGCCGGATTTCGTGCGCCTGCGCATGATCTTCGACGTCGACGGGTATCTGCTGCAATTGCTCGACGATAAGACCGCCAAGGCGCTGCGCCCGACCCTGGAGAAGATCAGAAAAGATATTACCACCCAGCGCGTGCTGCCCGCCCTTGAGGCGCACGCGCGCTATAGCTGGGTCGCCGAGCTGCTCGACGGAGTCGTCACCAAACCCGACGTGCGGGTCGCCACCTCCAGCGATAAAATTGACGCGATCATCACCCATAAGGTCTGGGGCACCGCGCTCTTTGTGGTCATCATGGTGACCATCTTCCAGGCGATCTTTGCCTGGGCGGCGCCCGCCATGGACCTTATCGAGGGCGTCTTTGGCAGCCTGGGCGACGTGGTGCGCGAGATGATGCCGCCCGGCGCGCTGCAAAGCCTGGTCGCCGATGGCATCATCGGCGGGGTCGGCGGGGTCATCGTCTTCGTGCCCCAGATTTTCATCCTCTTCCTGTTTATCGCCATCCTCGAGGATTGCGGCTACCTGGCGCGCGCGGCGGTGCTGATGGATAAGGTGATGAGCAAGGTGGGCCTGTCGGGCACCTCGTTTATCCCGATGCTCTCGGGCTTCGCCTGCGCCATCCCGTCGATCATGTCGGCGCGCACCATCGCGGACCATAAGGACCGCATGGCGACCATCCTCGTGATCCCCCTGATGAGCTGCTCGGCGCGCCTGCCGGTGTATATCCTGATCATCGCGGCCTTTGTGCCGGCGGTCTACGTCGCCGGCTTTATCAATCTGCAAAGCCTGGTGCTCATGGCGATGTATTCGCTGGGCATCATCGTGGCCGTGCCGGTGGCGTTTATCCTGAAGCGGACCGTGCTCAAGGGCCCGTCGCCGAGCTTCGTGATGGAGCTTCCGAGCTATAAATGGCCGGCCTGGAAGACCGTACTGGCGACCGCGGGCGGGCAGGCAAAGGCGTTCCTCGTCGACGCGGGCACGGTCATCTTGGCCGTCTCTATCGTCGTCTGGGCGCTGACGTATTTCCCGCGCTCCGAGGTGCGAAATCTCGAATTCGAAGAGGCGCGCCAGGAGGTCATGGTCCAGGGATTCGACGAGGAAAAACAAGCCGCCGCCCTGGTCGAGATCGACCACCAGGAGGAATCGGCCAATATCAACCATAGCTATCTGGCGAGCATGGGGAAGACGATTGAGCCCGTATTCGCGCCGCTTGGTTGGGATTGGAAGTTGAGCATGAGCGTGCTGGCGAGCTTCCCGGCGCGTGAGATTATCGTGGCGACCCTGGGCACCATCTATAGCGTGGGCTCCGACGCCGACGAGGAGTCCCAGGGCTTAAGGAGCGCGCTGCAGGACAGCCGCCACCCCGACGGCTCCAAGGTCTTTACGATCCCGGTGGCCATGTCGATCATGGTGTTCTTCGCGCTGTGCATGCAATGCTTCGCGACCCTCGCGATCATGCGCCGAGTCACCGGCTCCTGGAAATGGCCCGCTATCGCGTTTAGTTATATGACGCTGCTGGCCTATATCGGCGCGTTCCTCACCACGAAGATAGGAAACCTACTGCTATGA
- a CDS encoding PAS domain-containing sensor histidine kinase, with protein MSAAFIDYFIPESSADVTGVDVKHARIGITVVFVIIFWAFLGGLLAIATGLYGSSIAMFLGIVVVGSAPFVLRSTGNLSLTGHLVLGPVFAVLLWTIYEGGGLYSSSTVWLPVLPLLASLFQGNRTARVWLAIVVFSFLGILGATLAGVPFPEISSQREADIQFGLGLVGVGVTSFVLLQLKDNIQSWLAGTLRQKEAETRAVLETAPDGILTVHIGGEILNANPAAGCIFERDPQQIIGRNIAELVTSLDAGALSRIVEGQTFGDTLEHCGQRESTGEFPLEIAFGRHEDRLVLVFRDITERKVVNEQLRSARDAAIEASQAKSEFLARMSHELRTPLNAVIGYSEMIQEDIGLMQEDEVDNVAAVTGFLPDVERIRSAGKHLLALVSDILELSKVEAGQMDVYIEEFDVVELVQDIENTLAPLAIKSGDTFRVQTAEGLGTMRSDATKVRQILYNLLSNAFKFTKDGEVSLRVFAPATTPRAIHFEIKDTGVGMSSEEIGRVFEAFAQADSSTTRQYGGTGLGLTITRHFCALLGGSIDVESTPGNGSLFRIRLAADMRPAPATPAVLPAEV; from the coding sequence ATGAGCGCTGCATTTATCGACTATTTTATCCCCGAGAGTTCGGCGGATGTGACCGGGGTTGACGTAAAGCATGCCCGCATCGGCATCACCGTCGTCTTTGTGATCATCTTCTGGGCCTTTCTGGGCGGACTCCTCGCGATCGCGACCGGGCTGTACGGGTCGTCCATCGCCATGTTTCTGGGGATTGTTGTGGTCGGCAGCGCGCCGTTTGTGCTGCGCTCAACCGGCAACCTGAGCCTGACCGGGCATCTGGTGTTGGGGCCGGTTTTCGCGGTTCTATTGTGGACGATCTATGAGGGCGGGGGATTGTATAGCTCGTCGACCGTGTGGTTGCCGGTGCTGCCCCTGCTCGCGTCGTTATTTCAGGGCAACCGGACCGCGCGAGTGTGGCTGGCCATCGTCGTCTTCAGCTTTCTGGGAATCCTTGGCGCGACCTTGGCAGGCGTTCCCTTCCCCGAAATTAGCTCGCAGCGCGAAGCCGATATCCAATTCGGGCTGGGGCTGGTCGGGGTGGGCGTGACCTCCTTTGTGCTCTTGCAGCTCAAGGACAATATTCAGAGCTGGCTGGCCGGGACGTTGCGCCAGAAGGAAGCCGAAACCCGCGCGGTGCTCGAGACCGCCCCCGACGGGATTCTGACCGTTCATATTGGCGGCGAAATACTCAACGCCAACCCCGCCGCCGGGTGCATCTTCGAGCGCGACCCGCAGCAAATAATCGGGCGAAATATCGCTGAGCTTGTCACCTCGCTGGACGCCGGCGCCCTGAGCCGCATCGTGGAGGGCCAGACCTTTGGCGACACCCTCGAGCATTGCGGCCAACGCGAGTCCACCGGAGAGTTCCCCCTCGAGATCGCCTTTGGCCGCCACGAGGACCGCCTCGTCCTGGTATTTCGCGACATCACCGAGCGAAAAGTGGTGAATGAGCAACTTCGTAGCGCCCGCGACGCCGCCATCGAGGCGAGTCAGGCCAAGAGCGAGTTCCTCGCCCGGATGAGCCATGAACTGCGCACGCCGCTGAACGCGGTGATTGGCTATTCGGAGATGATTCAGGAAGACATCGGCCTCATGCAGGAAGATGAGGTCGACAATGTCGCGGCCGTCACCGGTTTTTTGCCCGATGTCGAGCGCATCCGCTCAGCCGGCAAGCATCTGCTGGCGCTGGTCAGTGACATCCTCGAGTTGTCCAAAGTCGAGGCCGGTCAAATGGACGTATATATCGAGGAATTCGACGTCGTGGAATTAGTCCAAGATATCGAGAATACCCTGGCGCCGCTGGCCATAAAGTCGGGCGATACCTTTCGCGTACAGACCGCGGAGGGCCTGGGAACGATGCGCTCTGATGCGACCAAGGTTCGCCAGATCTTATATAATTTATTGAGCAATGCCTTTAAGTTTACCAAAGACGGCGAAGTTTCCCTGCGGGTATTCGCCCCGGCGACGACGCCGCGGGCGATCCATTTTGAGATCAAGGATACCGGCGTCGGCATGAGCAGCGAGGAGATCGGGCGGGTCTTCGAGGCCTTCGCCCAGGCGGACTCCTCCACCACGCGCCAATACGGCGGCACCGGGCTGGGGCTGACGATCACGCGCCATTTCTGCGCGCTCCTGGGCGGCAGCATCGACGTTGAGTCGACCCCGGGAAATGGCAGCCTATTTCGCATTCGCCTGGCCGCGGACATGCGCCCCGCGCCCGCGACGCCAGCGGTGCTCCCGGCGGAGGTTTAG
- a CDS encoding protein kinase domain-containing protein — translation MAEESGKCPSCDEVGVVGAACGGVACRKRGYHFIPQDFWARAHQGDGQPSPLIGLFIGDFLLVDTVGAGGFGRVCLGLQTPLFRLRGALKLIEFPNDDPNFQRVLLEKFQGEAEVLAGLSHPNIVRLIKYGIHENRPYLVMEYLENGLTLRDEMLRRARLNRGFNRDDLRLIFGQMLNGLAAAHAQQIIHRDLKPENIMLQRVVGNPAHLRILDFGIAKFVEGQTDTKWPLGSPSYMAPEQVSLQNLGTWTDLYAVGVMFFEMVTGRRPFPGDSDEAIMSKKLKGDFDIFEQVADLNLPEEAVVFMRRAMSRDPAARQQTIAEFRRELNVALEALTRDAEVIGPQGREMTFLLQSKDVVHFDDLAEDGGSAHEAPTRAADCATGRQEAPASRAQTDHSRPGRRWIGAGLLGVILLVGAVLAGDSLRGFFGDSGPAPAQDEVARQAGEGVAEATPMKPDAGQDIERPDVVAAPDTYARDDAAALAESIASRISLRGGDVAASIAVFEALPKLPAWAITQISAGKFHTCALRVDGGFRCWGANQYGELGAGNTQAIGDDEPADAIDVLTFDAPATQILAVGDHRASFSCALLKDGSVRCWGNNTHGQLGYGHTRTLGDDETIDGLGPIEIGGVATQIVGGASEFGSHVCALLKDQTMRCWGNGKFGKLGLGHTNTIGDDELPTSAATVSVGAKIAAIAAGKYNTCAILEDRSLRCWGWNAHGQLGLGHTRDIGDNEVPSSVDPIELGAAVMQVAVGRRHLCALLEGGAVRCWGWNNRGQLGLGNTADLGGDELPMTVDPVALGGPAIQVVTGELHSCALILEEDAEDIDETILARNAQGWRPAGGVTAGGKVQCWGDNKFGQLGYGHKRSVGDENSPRSAGTVYLGEPAVALSAGNYHTCALLADGNMRCWGYNDQGQLGYGHVNLIGDNETPASVGNVPVGALK, via the coding sequence ATGGCTGAAGAATCCGGAAAATGTCCATCATGCGATGAAGTTGGTGTGGTGGGGGCGGCGTGTGGGGGAGTCGCGTGTCGAAAGCGCGGGTATCATTTTATCCCGCAGGATTTTTGGGCGCGCGCGCACCAGGGCGACGGTCAGCCGAGCCCGCTGATCGGGCTATTTATCGGTGATTTTTTGCTCGTCGACACCGTGGGCGCGGGCGGCTTCGGCAGGGTGTGCCTGGGGCTGCAGACGCCGCTTTTTCGGCTGCGCGGCGCCCTAAAGCTCATCGAGTTTCCCAACGATGACCCGAACTTCCAGCGCGTTCTCCTGGAGAAATTTCAGGGCGAGGCCGAGGTCCTGGCCGGGCTGAGCCACCCGAATATTGTGCGCCTGATCAAATACGGCATTCATGAGAATCGCCCCTATTTGGTCATGGAATACCTGGAGAACGGCCTGACGCTGCGCGACGAGATGCTGCGGCGCGCGCGCCTCAACCGGGGTTTTAATCGCGACGACCTTCGGCTGATCTTTGGCCAGATGCTCAACGGCCTGGCCGCCGCCCACGCCCAGCAGATTATCCACCGTGACCTCAAACCCGAAAATATCATGCTGCAGCGGGTCGTCGGGAACCCGGCGCACCTGCGAATCCTCGACTTCGGGATCGCCAAATTCGTCGAGGGCCAGACCGACACCAAGTGGCCGCTGGGCTCGCCAAGTTATATGGCGCCCGAGCAGGTGAGCCTGCAGAACCTGGGGACCTGGACCGACCTCTACGCGGTCGGGGTGATGTTCTTTGAGATGGTCACCGGTCGGCGCCCGTTCCCCGGCGACAGCGACGAAGCCATCATGTCCAAGAAGCTCAAGGGGGATTTCGATATCTTTGAGCAGGTCGCAGACCTGAATTTGCCCGAGGAGGCGGTGGTGTTTATGCGTCGGGCGATGTCGCGCGACCCGGCCGCGCGCCAGCAGACCATCGCTGAGTTTCGACGCGAGCTCAACGTCGCGCTCGAGGCGCTCACGCGTGACGCGGAGGTCATTGGCCCGCAGGGGCGCGAGATGACCTTTTTGCTCCAATCCAAAGACGTCGTTCACTTCGATGATCTCGCCGAAGATGGCGGCAGCGCGCACGAGGCACCCACGCGCGCGGCTGATTGCGCGACCGGTCGCCAAGAAGCACCGGCCTCCCGAGCACAAACCGACCACTCCAGGCCCGGGCGTCGCTGGATTGGCGCGGGCTTGCTGGGCGTCATATTGCTTGTGGGGGCAGTCCTCGCCGGCGATAGCCTGCGCGGGTTCTTCGGGGATAGTGGCCCGGCGCCTGCCCAGGACGAAGTCGCGCGCCAGGCGGGGGAGGGCGTGGCTGAGGCGACGCCGATGAAGCCGGATGCGGGCCAGGATATCGAGCGTCCTGATGTTGTCGCCGCGCCGGATACTTACGCACGGGATGACGCGGCGGCGCTCGCCGAGAGCATTGCGTCGCGGATTTCGCTGCGCGGCGGCGATGTCGCGGCGAGCATTGCGGTGTTTGAGGCGCTGCCGAAGCTGCCGGCCTGGGCGATCACACAGATCAGCGCAGGCAAATTTCACACCTGCGCGCTGCGCGTCGACGGCGGCTTTCGCTGCTGGGGCGCCAATCAGTACGGGGAGTTGGGCGCGGGTAATACGCAGGCGATCGGCGACGATGAGCCGGCCGACGCGATCGACGTGCTCACCTTCGATGCGCCTGCGACCCAGATTTTGGCCGTCGGGGACCACCGGGCGTCATTTAGCTGCGCGCTGCTCAAAGATGGCAGCGTGCGTTGTTGGGGCAACAACACCCACGGGCAGCTTGGCTACGGCCACACGCGAACGCTCGGCGACGATGAGACGATCGATGGGCTCGGGCCGATTGAGATCGGCGGCGTCGCCACGCAGATTGTGGGCGGAGCATCGGAATTCGGCTCGCACGTCTGCGCGCTGCTCAAGGACCAGACGATGCGCTGCTGGGGCAATGGGAAGTTCGGAAAGCTCGGCCTGGGGCATACCAATACCATCGGCGACGACGAGCTGCCGACCAGCGCCGCGACGGTCAGCGTGGGCGCAAAGATCGCGGCGATCGCCGCCGGGAAATACAACACCTGCGCGATACTTGAGGACCGCTCACTTCGCTGCTGGGGGTGGAACGCCCACGGGCAACTCGGCCTTGGGCACACCCGCGACATCGGCGATAATGAGGTGCCTTCGAGCGTCGACCCCATCGAACTGGGCGCTGCGGTGATGCAGGTTGCAGTCGGTCGGCGCCACCTGTGCGCGCTGCTCGAAGGCGGCGCTGTGCGCTGCTGGGGGTGGAATAACCGGGGACAATTGGGGCTCGGCAATACCGCGGATTTGGGCGGCGACGAACTCCCCATGACCGTCGATCCGGTCGCCCTCGGCGGCCCGGCGATTCAGGTCGTCACCGGCGAATTGCATAGCTGTGCCTTGATCCTTGAAGAAGACGCCGAAGATATCGATGAGACGATTTTGGCGCGCAACGCGCAGGGTTGGCGGCCGGCTGGCGGCGTGACCGCGGGTGGGAAGGTGCAATGCTGGGGCGATAATAAATTCGGGCAACTTGGCTACGGGCACAAACGCAGCGTGGGTGATGAAAACTCGCCGCGGTCGGCCGGCACGGTCTATCTTGGCGAGCCTGCGGTGGCGCTGAGCGCCGGGAATTATCACACCTGCGCGCTGCTCGCGGACGGGAATATGCGCTGCTGGGGCTATAACGACCAGGGGCAACTTGGCTACGGCCACGTCAACCTGATCGGCGATAACGAGACGCCGGCGAGTGTCGGGAATGTGCCGGTAGGGGCGTTGAAATAG
- a CDS encoding nuclear transport factor 2 family protein: MKSEESLNHESLLRNFYEAFARGDADAMAASYHDQASFSDPVFPGLDAPQVRAMWKMLTSQATDLKLEFSQITADEQGGSAHWDAYYTFSVSGNMVHNSIDATFEFRDGLIYRHVDTFGFWRWSKQALGVPGLLMGWSPMLRGVVRKQAAKSLAKWQAKEAAAQ, encoded by the coding sequence ATGAAGTCTGAAGAGAGTCTTAATCACGAATCACTGCTGCGCAATTTCTATGAAGCATTCGCCCGCGGCGACGCGGATGCGATGGCGGCGAGTTATCACGACCAGGCGAGCTTCTCGGACCCGGTGTTTCCGGGGCTGGACGCGCCGCAGGTTCGCGCGATGTGGAAGATGCTCACCTCACAGGCCACCGACCTGAAGCTTGAGTTTTCACAAATAACCGCCGACGAGCAGGGTGGCAGCGCCCATTGGGATGCCTATTATACGTTCTCAGTGAGTGGAAATATGGTGCATAATTCCATCGACGCCACCTTTGAGTTTCGCGACGGGCTGATCTATCGGCACGTCGACACCTTTGGTTTTTGGCGATGGAGTAAGCAAGCGTTGGGCGTGCCCGGCCTGCTGATGGGGTGGAGCCCGATGCTCCGTGGCGTGGTGCGAAAGCAAGCCGCCAAGAGCCTGGCCAAATGGCAGGCGAAAGAGGCCGCCGCCCAATAG
- a CDS encoding ABCB family ABC transporter ATP-binding protein/permease produces MRARRTETPSAPKLDWEIFRTLLPYIWEYRGRSIIAMVLLLLAKVATVSVPLVLKRMVDVLDASSGAILALPLGLLLGYGALRFTASAFEELRAALFARMRYGIMRKISLQVISHLHDLSLRFHLERQTGAITRDINRGASSISNLLNYLLFRIVPTLVEIGLVAAVLLKTYDAWFALVVVVTFTIYVALTLVVTEWRLRHRVAMNKAESRANAHAIDALINYETVKYFGNEAFEVARYDEDLIKWEAAAVRSQSSLSLLNLTQGLVIAVGVTLIMVLAAKGVVAGEMSVGDLVAVNAYLLQVFLPLGFLGTIYSVIKHALSDMERMFELLDREPEVQDIPDAQDLKVELGEVRFEEVEFGYDAERQIIHGLSFRVPAGKKLAIVGPSGAGKSTLARLLYRFYDVDAGTITLDGQDIAKATQRSVRDAIAIVPQDTVLFNDTIFYNIHYANLDATREEVVEAARVAAIHDFIESLPDGYDTVVGERGLKLSGGEKQRVAIARAVLKNPRILIFDEATSSLDSASEQSILSALRDVAAEHTTISIAHRLSTITDSDEILVMDGGRISERGTHAELMVLNGVYTNMWRLQQAEDDSCEASVEPLSP; encoded by the coding sequence ATGCGCGCACGACGCACCGAGACCCCCTCCGCACCCAAATTAGATTGGGAGATTTTTCGCACCCTGCTGCCCTATATTTGGGAGTATCGGGGGCGCTCGATCATCGCGATGGTGCTGCTGCTGCTGGCGAAGGTCGCCACGGTCAGCGTGCCGCTGGTGCTCAAGCGCATGGTCGATGTGCTCGACGCCTCCTCGGGCGCCATACTCGCCCTGCCGCTGGGCCTCTTGCTCGGCTACGGGGCGCTGCGCTTTACCGCGTCGGCTTTTGAGGAATTGCGAGCGGCCCTCTTCGCGCGCATGCGCTACGGGATCATGCGCAAGATCTCCTTGCAGGTCATCAGTCACCTGCACGATTTGTCGCTGCGCTTCCACCTTGAACGCCAGACCGGCGCCATCACCCGCGACATCAACCGCGGGGCGAGCAGCATCAGTAACCTGTTGAATTACCTGCTTTTTCGCATCGTTCCGACGCTGGTCGAGATCGGGCTGGTCGCCGCGGTTTTGCTCAAAACCTACGACGCCTGGTTCGCGTTGGTGGTGGTCGTCACCTTCACGATCTATGTCGCGCTGACGCTGGTGGTCACCGAGTGGCGGCTGCGCCACCGCGTCGCCATGAATAAGGCCGAATCGCGCGCAAACGCCCACGCCATCGACGCGCTCATCAACTATGAGACGGTTAAATATTTCGGCAACGAGGCGTTCGAGGTCGCCCGCTACGACGAGGATCTTATCAAATGGGAGGCGGCCGCGGTGCGCTCCCAAAGCTCGCTGTCGCTGCTCAACCTGACGCAGGGCCTGGTCATCGCGGTCGGCGTCACCCTCATCATGGTCCTCGCCGCAAAGGGCGTGGTCGCCGGCGAGATGAGCGTGGGCGACCTGGTCGCGGTTAACGCGTACCTGCTCCAGGTCTTCTTGCCGCTCGGGTTTCTCGGCACGATCTATAGCGTCATCAAGCACGCGCTGAGCGATATGGAGCGCATGTTTGAGCTGCTCGACCGGGAGCCCGAGGTCCAGGATATCCCCGACGCCCAGGACCTGAAGGTCGAGCTTGGTGAGGTGCGCTTCGAGGAGGTCGAGTTTGGCTATGACGCCGAGCGCCAGATTATCCACGGCCTGAGCTTTCGGGTCCCCGCCGGCAAAAAACTCGCCATCGTCGGCCCCAGCGGCGCCGGAAAGTCCACCCTCGCTCGCCTGCTCTACCGATTCTACGACGTCGACGCCGGCACCATCACCCTCGACGGGCAGGACATCGCGAAGGCAACCCAGCGAAGCGTGCGCGACGCCATCGCCATCGTCCCCCAGGACACGGTCCTCTTTAACGACACGATCTTCTATAATATCCACTACGCCAACCTCGACGCGACCCGCGAGGAGGTCGTCGAGGCCGCGCGCGTGGCGGCGATCCACGACTTTATCGAATCCCTCCCCGACGGCTACGACACCGTGGTCGGCGAGCGCGGGCTGAAGCTGTCGGGCGGCGAGAAGCAGCGCGTGGCCATCGCCCGCGCGGTGCTCAAAAACCCGCGCATATTGATCTTCGACGAGGCGACCTCCTCGCTCGACTCCGCCAGCGAGCAGTCCATCTTGAGCGCGCTGCGCGACGTCGCCGCCGAGCACACCACCATCTCCATCGCGCATCGCCTGTCGACCATCACCGACAGCGACGAGATCCTGGTGATGGACGGCGGCCGCATCAGCGAGCGCGGCACCCACGCCGAACTCATGGTCCTGAACGGCGTCTATACGAATATGTGGCGCCTGCAGCAGGCGGAGGATGATAGCTGCGAGGCGTCGGTAGAGCCGCTGAGCCCTTGA